A section of the Plutella xylostella chromosome 18, ilPluXylo3.1, whole genome shotgun sequence genome encodes:
- the LOC105385249 gene encoding uncharacterized protein LOC105385249, with protein MNAWVSALLVAVCVAGALARSPLEQPAEPPSLSEQVAQPLSPSEQAAEPLSPWEQPAEPLSSSEQLLQPGALWPPVPVEGWLPNGCPARGDVPWLLPGWFCHHYWACSNGKKIPMRCPRGLHFNRFLQVCDYPESAGCRFIVWPWNKV; from the exons ATGAACG CATGGGTGTCAGCATTGTTAGTGGCAGTGTGCGTGGCTGGCGCGCTGGCCCGCAGTCCCCTGGAGCAACCTGCGGAACCACCTAGTCTCTCTGAACAAGTCGCACAGCCACTTAGTCCCTCTGAACAAGCTGCAGAGCCACTTAGTCCCTGGGAGCAACCCGCCGAGCCACTTAGTTCCTCGGAGCAGCTCTTGCAACCGGGCGCGCTCTGGCCCCCGGTTCCAGTGGAGGGCTGGCTGCCCAACGGCTGCCCGGCGCGTGGCGACGTGCCCTGGCTGCTGCCCGGCTGGTTCTGCCACCACTACTGGGCTTGCAGTAACGGGAAGAAAATCCCTATGCGTTGTCCGCGAGGGTTGCACTTCAACCGGTTCCTACAg GTTTGTGACTACCCTGAGAGCGCTGGCTGTCGGTTCATCGTATGGCCGTGGAACAAAGTTTAA
- the LOC105385250 gene encoding uncharacterized protein LOC105385250 yields the protein MNAWVSAVLVAVCVASALGRSPGEHAAVAHSPSEQAAEPDSPWEQAAVPDSPWEQPAEPDSPSEQLLLPGALWPSAPVEALDWLPNGCPARGDVPWLLPGWFCHQYWACSHGNKIPMLCPRGLHFNRFLQVCDYPERAGCGVIVAP from the exons ATGAACG CATGGGTGTCAGCAGTCTTGGTCGCAGTGTGCGTTGCGAGCGCGCTGGGCCGCAGCCCCGGAGAGCATGCTGCAGTGGCACATAGTCCGTCTGAACAAGCCGCAGAGCCGGATAGTCCCTGGGAGCAAGCCGCGGTGCCGGATAGTCCCTGGGAGCAACCGGCAGAGCCGGATAGTCCCTCGGAGCAGCTCTTGCTGCCGGGTGCGCTCTGGCCCTCTGCTCCAGTGGAGGCGCTGGACTGGCTGCCCAACGGCTGCCCGGCGCGCGGCGACGTGCCCTGGCTGCTGCCCGGCTGGTTCTGCCACCAGTATTGGGCCTGCAGTCACGGGAACAAAATCCCCATGCTCTGTCCGCGAGGGTTGCACTTCAACCGTTTCCTACAG GTGTGCGATTATCCGGAGAGGGCTGGCTGTGGGGTCATAGTAGCACCGTAG
- the LOC105385253 gene encoding probable methylmalonate-semialdehyde dehydrogenase [acylating], mitochondrial, whose translation IKVTMLKLLKSESLQLLRRSYSSAAPTTKLYIDGQYVESKTTNWIELTNPATNEVIGRVPEATQDELNSALEAAKKAYKSWSQSTILTRQQLMFNFARLLRENQGKLAAKITEEQGKTLADAEGDVLRGIQAVEHCCSITTLQLGDAIQNIAKDMDTHCYKTPLGVTAGVAAFNFPVMIPLWMFPAALVTGNTSVVKPSEQDPGATLMMMDLLAQAGAPPGVVNVIHGTHDAVNFVCDHPDIKAVSFVGGDAAGKHIYKRASANGKRVQCNMGAKNHGVIMADANKEHTLNQLSGAAFGAAGQRCMALSTAVFVGEAKEWIPDLVARAKALKVNAGHVPGTDVGPVISAQAKDRINRLVESGVKEGAKLVLDGRGVKVPGFEKGNFVGPTILTDVKPNMECYREEIFGPVLVCLFVDTLDEAIQLINSNAYGNGTAIFTTNGATARKFSSEIDVGQVGVNVPIPVPLSMFSFSGTRGSFLGTNHFCGKQGIDFYTELKTVVSFWRQSDVSHTKAAVSMPTQQ comes from the exons attaaagtaaccATGTTGAAGCTCTTGAAGTCCGAA TCTCTGCAGCTACTGCGCCGGAGCTACAGTAGTGCGGCTCCAACAACCAAGTTGTACATCGATGGCCAATATGTTGAGTCCAAGACCACCAACTGGATTGAGCTCACCAACCCCGCCACTAATGAAGTCATCGGAAG AGTGCCGGAAGCCACCCAAGATGAGCTGAACTCTGCGCTGGAGGCCGCCAAGAAGGCCTACAAGTCCTGGAGCCAGAGCACCATCCTCACCCGACAACAGCTCATGTTCAA CTTCGCCCGTCTCCTGCGCGAGAACCAGGGCAAGCTGGCCGCCAAGATCACGGAGGAGCAGGGCAAGACCCTGGCTGATGCCGAGGGAGACGTGCTCAGGGGCATCC AGGCGGTGGAACACTGCTGCAGCATCACGACCCTGCAGCTCGGGGACGCCATCCAGAACATCGCCAAGGACATGGACACGCACTGCTACAAGACTCCCCTCGGAGTCACTGCAG GAGTGGCCGCCTTCAACTTCCCCGTAATGATTCCCCTCTGGATGTTCCCGGCGGCGCTGGTGACGGGCAACACGAGCGTGGTGAAGCCCTCGGAGCAGGACCCCGGAGCTACCCTCATGATGATGGACCTGTTGGCGCAAGCCGGGGCGCCCCCTGGTGTTGTCAAT GTGATCCACGGCACCCACGACGCGGTGAACTTCGTGTGCGACCACCCCGACATCAAGGCGGTGTCGTTCGTGGGCGGCGACGCGGCCGGGAAGCATATCTACAAGCGGGCTTCGGCTAATG GCAAGCGTGTGCAATGCAACATGGGAGCCAAAAACCACGGCGTCATAATGGCGGACGCGAACAAAGAGCACACTCTGAACCAGCTCAGTGGCGCCGCCTTCGGGGCCGCCGGCCAGCGCTGCATGGCGCTCAGCACCGCCGTGTTTGTTG GAGAGGCGAAGGAGTGGATCCCGGACCTGGTGGCCCGGGCCAAGGCGTTGAAGGTGAACGCGGGCCACGTGCCCGGGACGGATGTGGGGCCCGTCATCTCTGCGCAGGCCAAGGACAGGATTAACAGGCTGGTGGAGTCTG GTGTAAAGGAAGGCGCCAAGCTAGTCCTCGACGGCCGCGGCGTCAAAGTCCCCGGCTTCGAGAAGGGCAACTTCGTAGGACCCACCATCCTCACTGACGTGAAACCAAACATGGAGTGCTACAGGGAGGAAATATTCGGCCCAGTGCTAGTCTGCTTGTTCGTAGACACACTGGACGAGGCCATCCAACTCATCAACTCAAACGCCTATGGAAACGGCACTGCTATCTTCACAACCAACGGAGCTACAGCCAGGAAATTCTCCTCAGAAATCGATGTTGGACAAGTTGGGGTCAACGTCCCTATTCCGGTCCCATTATCTATGTTCTCGTTCTCTGGAACTCGAGGCAGTTTCCTGGGTACCAACCACTTCTGTGGCAAGCAAGGTATTGACTTCTATACGGAGTTGAAGACGGTGGTTTCTTTCTGGCGGCAAAGCGATGTGTCGCACACTAAAGCGGCGGTCTCTATGCCTACTCAGCAATAA
- the LOC125488441 gene encoding LOW QUALITY PROTEIN: deoxyribonuclease-2-beta-like (The sequence of the model RefSeq protein was modified relative to this genomic sequence to represent the inferred CDS: substituted 1 base at 1 genomic stop codon), producing MDSIKGCFVLFAIIVSILSGVNASPQCRDEKGDFVDWFYVYKLPRERNHLNPLVRQGSAYMYLTPATLRSGWTMSDLAIGDPESIVGRTLEPMYHDKSLLALIYNDQPPQSVDQPDIFEAVAEKYLRQKKCKMLQXRIIHARKFKRFKLGNRYYDDYDVAEMCKAHAEYMRARTDNGHTKGVVLGDKLTALWLVHSVPKFPPVPELNSFNTSTYSYPATGLKFGQTFLCMSVQTTTLEQIAVQLLFNEPLIAYAQMPHEYESELPTMVDVMKNKSIDTSPWYHIQSFDTLDGRKFMSFAKSAMFNDDLYSGLVAEVLQSDLLVETWSNGPGTLDSECNRSFQVRNIERLKVQTAKMSFTTHNDHSKWAVAVAHKMHLSQDTKVADYWVCVGDINRALPQESRGGGTVCTAGPILWGNFAHLIDSVEPCKL from the exons ATGGATTCTATAAAgggttgttttgttttgtttgcaATTATTGTGTCAATTCTGTCTGGAGTAAACGCATCTCCCCAATGCAGAGATGAAAAAGGGGATTTTGTTGATTG GTTTTACGTATACAAGCTACCTCGGGAGAGGAATCACCTGAACCCGTTAGTGCGACAAGGTTCCGCGTACATGTACCTCACGCCTGCCACACTAAGGAGTGGTTGGACAATGTCAGACTTAGCCATTGGCGACCCCGAGTCCATAGTGGGGAGGACTTTGGAACCTATGTATCAT GATAAAAGCCTTCTAGCGCTTATCTATAATGACCAGCCTCCTCAATCGGTGGACCAACCAGACATATTCGAAGCGGTcgctgaaaaatatttaagacaGAAAAAATGTAAGATGCTACAATAAcgtattat CCACGCGCGTAAATTCAAGCGCTTCAAACTTGGCAACCGATACTACGACGACTATGACGTAGCGGAGATGTGCAAG GCACACGCAGAATACATGCGCGCGCGCACAGACAACGGCCACACGAAGGGGGTGGTTCTGGGGGACAAGCTCACGGCGCTGTGGCTCGTACACTCCGTGCCCAAGTTCCCACCAGTACCTGAGT TGAACTCATTCAACACAAGTACCTACAGCTACCCAGCCACCGGGCTTAAATTCGGCCAGACCTTCCTATGCATGTCTGTTCAGACGACGACATTAGAGCAGATAGCTGTTCAACTGTTGTTCAACGAGCCTCTAATAGCCTACGCTCAAATGCCTCATGAGTATGAGAGTGAACTGCCGACTATGGTCGATGTTATGAAGAATAAGAGCATTGATACTTCTCCTTG GTACCACATCCAGAGCTTCGACACGCTGGACGGGCGCAAGTTCATGTCGTTCGCCAAGAGCGCCATGTTCAACGACGACCTCTACAGCGGACTCGTCGCTGAG GTGCTGCAGTCAGACCTACTGGTGGAGACCTGGTCCAATGGGCCCGGGACCCTTGACTCCGAGTGCAACAGAAGTTTCCA AGTCCGCAACATAGAGCGTCTGAAAGTGCAAACGGCCAAGATGTCGTTCACGACGCACAACGACCACTCGAAGTGGGCCGTGGCGGTGGCGCACAAGATGCACCTCAGCCAGGACACCAAGGTCGCTGATTATTGGGTCTGCGTTGGAGATATTAACCGAGCG CTCCCACAAGAgtcgcgcggcggcggcacggTGTGCACGGCGGGGCCCATCCTGTGGGGGAACTTCGCGCACCTCATCGACTCCGTGGAACCTTGTAAACTATAA